A window from Salinigranum halophilum encodes these proteins:
- a CDS encoding YeeE/YedE thiosulfate transporter family protein — MTGLALQLAAELFPRGVTQYAVGGVMVAAGIAVIYLGTAIIPGNSTFLETTLSYVSNRSRFNQPKYLASRDWRVVFALSIVAGAAVWGLLLDPGAFTTEVQPWRLFGGGILVGIGTRIGKGCTAGHGVCGLGSASRTSLVNVVLFVGVAIVTATVVAALGVTP, encoded by the coding sequence ATGACCGGCCTCGCGCTCCAGCTCGCGGCCGAACTGTTCCCCCGCGGCGTCACCCAGTACGCGGTCGGCGGGGTCATGGTCGCCGCCGGCATCGCCGTCATCTACCTCGGGACCGCCATCATCCCCGGGAACAGCACGTTCCTCGAGACGACACTCTCGTACGTCTCGAACCGCTCGCGGTTCAACCAGCCGAAGTACCTCGCTTCGCGCGACTGGCGGGTCGTCTTCGCGCTCAGTATCGTCGCGGGCGCGGCGGTCTGGGGACTGCTGCTCGACCCCGGCGCGTTCACCACCGAGGTCCAGCCCTGGCGGCTGTTCGGCGGCGGCATCCTCGTGGGTATCGGGACGCGGATCGGGAAGGGCTGTACGGCCGGTCACGGCGTCTGCGGGCTCGGTTCTGCGTCCAGAACGTCGCTCGTGAACGTCGTCCTCTTCGTGGGTGTCGCCATCGTCACCGCGACCGTCGTCGCGGCACTGGGGGTGACGCCATGA
- a CDS encoding DUF6691 family protein produces MSVKRHPLFMPLVVLGGLIQGFGLAYSGMARPEVVLDFLQFDDLGLVLVMGGAAVVSGITFFVATRFLDRAPLTGDTYGRRVKSMDRNVAVGGVVFGVGWGLSGICPGAAYASVGIGNLPILWAIAGMFIGAYAQGYWRSRNEAVSGETVTADD; encoded by the coding sequence ATGAGCGTCAAGCGACACCCGCTGTTCATGCCGCTCGTCGTCCTCGGCGGCCTCATCCAGGGGTTCGGCCTCGCGTACAGCGGGATGGCCCGCCCGGAGGTCGTCCTCGACTTCCTCCAGTTCGACGACCTCGGCCTCGTCCTCGTCATGGGCGGTGCGGCCGTGGTCTCGGGAATCACGTTCTTCGTCGCCACCCGCTTCCTCGACCGCGCGCCGCTGACCGGCGACACGTACGGCCGGCGCGTGAAGTCGATGGACCGCAACGTCGCTGTCGGCGGCGTGGTCTTCGGTGTCGGCTGGGGCCTCTCGGGTATCTGTCCCGGGGCCGCCTACGCCAGCGTCGGCATCGGCAACCTCCCCATCCTCTGGGCCATCGCCGGGATGTTCATCGGCGCGTACGCACAGGGGTACTGGCGCTCCCGCAACGAGGCCGTCTCGGGCGAGACGGTCACGGCGGACGACTGA
- a CDS encoding DUF2270 domain-containing protein: MLDAEMGPSSALAHLYRGELHRMKLWRERLDRTTNWAVLLLAALLTWAFSNETNPHYVVLVGNLAVGLFLSIEARRYRAYDTWRSRVRSLQQNVWAPGLDPTRDLADEGWRRVLAADYARPTLKITTEEALAHRLRRVYLPLFAILNGAWVLRVTAFTDATWPASAQVGPVSGVAVTALVGVFMLGALVIAVRPRTWHASDELREEALRRDGETPRT; the protein is encoded by the coding sequence CTGCTCGACGCCGAGATGGGGCCGAGTTCGGCGCTCGCCCACCTGTACCGGGGCGAACTCCACCGGATGAAGCTGTGGCGCGAGCGACTCGACCGCACGACAAACTGGGCGGTCTTGCTCCTGGCGGCACTGTTGACCTGGGCGTTCTCGAACGAGACGAACCCCCACTACGTCGTCCTCGTCGGCAACCTCGCGGTCGGCCTGTTCTTGAGTATCGAGGCGCGTCGGTACCGTGCCTACGACACCTGGCGGAGCCGCGTTCGCTCGCTCCAGCAGAACGTCTGGGCACCCGGACTCGACCCGACCCGTGACCTCGCCGACGAGGGGTGGCGACGGGTGCTCGCCGCCGACTACGCCCGGCCGACGCTCAAGATCACGACGGAGGAGGCGCTCGCCCACCGGCTCCGCCGGGTGTATCTCCCGTTGTTCGCCATCCTGAACGGGGCGTGGGTGCTCCGCGTGACTGCCTTCACCGACGCTACCTGGCCCGCGAGCGCGCAGGTCGGTCCCGTCTCGGGCGTCGCCGTCACCGCGCTCGTCGGCGTGTTCATGCTCGGTGCGCTCGTCATCGCCGTCCGCCCGCGGACGTGGCACGCGAGCGACGAACTCCGGGAGGAGGCCCTCCGCCGTGACGGCGAGACGCCCCGGACGTGA
- a CDS encoding helix-turn-helix domain-containing protein — MPDSMSDQLAQDLTCESLLECFHGLKTLDRAVFGVLARTDEPLTVDEIADAVDRERSTAYRSVQRLRDAGFVRSEQVNYADGGYYHVFEPVDADVVADEMQRMLNDWYAKMGQLIDQYRQQYEDISAQPVAAER, encoded by the coding sequence ATGCCGGATTCCATGAGCGACCAACTGGCCCAGGACCTGACGTGTGAGAGCCTCCTCGAGTGTTTTCACGGACTCAAGACGCTCGACAGGGCGGTGTTCGGCGTGCTCGCTCGCACCGACGAGCCTCTCACCGTCGACGAGATCGCCGACGCCGTCGACCGCGAACGTTCGACGGCGTACCGGTCGGTCCAGCGCCTCCGCGACGCGGGCTTCGTCCGGAGCGAACAGGTGAACTACGCCGATGGCGGCTACTACCACGTCTTCGAACCCGTCGACGCCGACGTCGTCGCCGACGAGATGCAGCGGATGCTCAACGACTGGTACGCCAAGATGGGCCAGCTCATCGACCAGTACCGTCAGCAGTACGAGGACATCTCGGCACAGCCCGTCGCCGCAGAGCGGTGA
- a CDS encoding carboxymuconolactone decarboxylase family protein: MPYSTQLSEFKGTLGELIEEAPELEQFAGFIHSAEATDVLDNKTKELISLAIGVAVRCEHCILWHTDAALEAGATHEEVVDALKIAVVMGGGPAMTYAVDAYEILCALEEERAA, translated from the coding sequence ATGCCGTATTCCACTCAACTGAGCGAGTTCAAAGGCACGCTGGGCGAACTCATCGAGGAGGCGCCGGAACTAGAACAGTTCGCGGGGTTCATCCACTCCGCGGAGGCGACGGACGTCCTCGACAACAAGACGAAGGAACTCATCTCGCTGGCCATCGGCGTCGCCGTCCGGTGTGAGCACTGCATCCTCTGGCACACCGACGCGGCGCTGGAGGCGGGCGCGACCCACGAGGAGGTCGTCGACGCACTGAAAATCGCCGTCGTCATGGGTGGCGGTCCGGCGATGACGTACGCGGTCGACGCGTACGAGATACTGTGCGCACTCGAGGAAGAACGAGCAGCGTAG
- a CDS encoding DUF1684 domain-containing protein yields MSATDTPAGWRDAVEQERAKKARFFREGPRSPLPPEFTGESFPGLDYYDPDPAYRYELELHGHDDVEEVTVGTSAEGEQTYLRYGEFRFEVDGEAVTLQAYRPTDGSDRLWVPFRDETSGEETYGAGRYLDLEPDHHRTDEGQWVLDFNRAYNPTCAYNPAYECPLVPMENWLDVAVEAGERDFPGHGE; encoded by the coding sequence ATGAGCGCCACCGACACACCAGCAGGCTGGCGAGACGCCGTCGAACAGGAGCGGGCCAAGAAAGCGCGGTTCTTCCGTGAGGGGCCGCGCTCGCCGCTGCCGCCGGAGTTCACGGGCGAGTCGTTCCCGGGGTTGGACTACTACGACCCCGACCCCGCGTACCGGTACGAACTCGAACTGCACGGACACGACGACGTCGAGGAGGTGACGGTCGGGACGTCCGCGGAGGGCGAGCAGACCTACCTGCGATACGGGGAGTTCCGGTTCGAGGTCGACGGTGAGGCGGTGACGCTCCAGGCGTACCGCCCCACGGACGGAAGCGACCGGCTGTGGGTCCCGTTCCGCGACGAGACGAGCGGCGAGGAGACGTACGGCGCGGGACGCTATCTCGACCTCGAACCCGACCATCACCGGACCGACGAGGGGCAGTGGGTGCTGGACTTCAACCGAGCGTACAACCCGACGTGCGCGTACAACCCCGCCTACGAGTGTCCGCTCGTCCCGATGGAGAACTGGCTCGACGTGGCTGTCGAGGCGGGCGAACGCGACTTCCCCGGCCACGGGGAGTAA
- a CDS encoding calcium/sodium antiporter, translating to MVSGGTAVQVGLLVASVAGLWLGARFLVDSVVRLARRFGLSELVIGLTVVAAGTSTPELVVSADAALKGLGAIAVGNVVGSNIYNLAFILGVVSLLRVVPIERSLVHRDGLVLVASTFVGAGVLFDLTSSRVEGGVLLVLFVVYTAYLLRTSVGDGTGTATPSSGTASDASEAEPAVPTGLTERVSFQGRDALLLLVGLAVVLVSGDLMVSTASTLARGAGVSESVVGGTIVAAGTSTPEFAVSLVAIRRGRLGVSVGNVVGSNVFNMLGILGVASLVRPLTFEAVLLESVAWLLVVAVLVVGALWTGRQLSRPEGGLFAASEVGRWVLGLVGLVG from the coding sequence ATGGTCAGTGGCGGTACGGCTGTCCAGGTCGGTCTCCTCGTCGCGTCAGTGGCAGGGCTCTGGCTCGGAGCGCGGTTCCTCGTCGACAGCGTGGTCCGCCTCGCCCGCCGGTTCGGCCTCTCCGAACTCGTCATCGGCCTCACGGTCGTCGCTGCGGGGACCTCCACGCCGGAACTCGTGGTCTCCGCCGATGCGGCGCTGAAGGGGCTCGGCGCGATTGCCGTGGGGAACGTCGTCGGCTCGAACATCTACAACCTCGCGTTCATCCTGGGCGTCGTCTCGCTGCTCCGTGTCGTCCCGATCGAGCGGTCGCTGGTGCATCGTGACGGCCTCGTCCTGGTCGCGAGCACGTTCGTCGGAGCCGGAGTGCTGTTCGACCTGACGAGCTCGCGGGTGGAAGGCGGCGTCCTCCTCGTCCTGTTCGTCGTCTACACGGCGTACCTGCTCCGGACGAGCGTCGGGGACGGGACGGGGACCGCAACCCCCTCGTCTGGGACGGCGTCGGACGCGTCGGAGGCGGAACCGGCCGTCCCGACGGGACTGACGGAGCGGGTCTCGTTCCAGGGGCGCGACGCGCTCTTGTTGCTTGTCGGACTCGCCGTCGTCCTGGTCAGCGGTGACCTGATGGTGTCGACGGCGTCGACGCTGGCGCGGGGGGCTGGCGTCTCCGAGTCCGTCGTCGGCGGGACCATCGTCGCGGCGGGTACCTCGACGCCGGAGTTCGCCGTGTCGCTGGTGGCGATCCGCCGGGGACGCCTCGGCGTCTCCGTCGGCAACGTGGTCGGCAGCAACGTGTTCAATATGCTCGGTATCCTCGGCGTGGCGAGCCTCGTCCGGCCACTCACGTTCGAGGCGGTCCTGCTCGAGAGCGTCGCCTGGCTGCTGGTCGTCGCGGTGCTGGTCGTCGGGGCGCTGTGGACGGGGCGACAACTCTCGCGCCCGGAGGGCGGGCTGTTCGCCGCCTCCGAGGTGGGTCGGTGGGTGCTCGGCCTCGTGGGACTCGTCGGCTGA
- a CDS encoding SLC13 family permease has protein sequence MSPSPRFRLFTLAVALVVVSAIVAAPTPASLTLTGKFALATMAFAAILWITGALPLALTALCIPLLLTALGVYPSFGDAVAGFADPVIFLLLAGFVLAEALSHHGVDRRLALLLIVRFGTSPRGLVLGAMVATALLSMVVSNTATVAMMVPVVVGVVASVTPVVEADDGDGDGESDASNFQVAMLLGVAYAASLGGVGTLVGTPPNAIVVGQLRELLGVEISFVEWLVVGLPLVVITLPVAWVLLTYVVYPPAAYDVTEARADAAAQLDALGPLSARARRTVVVFAATAVLWLLGGFEFLLADFLPPVWRVTLFGGAATSALGTAGHQGLLFYVFVGLLAVPTLVVTDAVAWDDVVDIDWGTLILLGGGISLANALADTAATTWLAEVTLGALAGAPLVVVLLAIVAGTVLVGELASNTAMAAILAPLLINVGPAYADALGTSATSASVMLAVTGAVAASYGFALPVATPPNAIVFGAGYLNREHMLRAGSLLDGVVILLTTLVALVLVRFVWPVVLG, from the coding sequence GTGTCTCCCTCGCCCCGGTTCCGGCTGTTCACGCTCGCCGTCGCTCTCGTCGTCGTGAGCGCCATCGTCGCCGCGCCGACACCGGCCTCGCTGACGCTCACCGGCAAGTTCGCGCTCGCAACGATGGCGTTCGCAGCCATCCTCTGGATTACCGGTGCCCTCCCGCTCGCGCTCACGGCGCTCTGTATCCCGCTGTTGCTCACGGCCCTCGGCGTCTACCCCTCGTTCGGCGACGCCGTCGCGGGCTTTGCGGACCCGGTCATCTTCCTCCTGCTGGCGGGGTTCGTCCTCGCCGAGGCGCTCAGCCACCACGGCGTCGACCGCCGCCTCGCCTTGCTTCTCATCGTCCGCTTCGGCACCTCACCCCGGGGGCTGGTCCTCGGGGCGATGGTCGCGACGGCACTCCTCTCGATGGTCGTCTCGAACACCGCGACCGTCGCGATGATGGTCCCGGTCGTCGTCGGCGTGGTCGCGAGCGTCACCCCCGTCGTCGAGGCCGACGACGGCGACGGCGACGGTGAGAGCGACGCCTCGAACTTCCAGGTCGCCATGCTCCTCGGCGTCGCGTACGCGGCGAGCCTCGGCGGGGTCGGGACGCTCGTCGGTACCCCGCCGAACGCCATCGTGGTCGGGCAACTGCGGGAGCTACTGGGCGTGGAGATAAGCTTCGTCGAGTGGCTCGTCGTCGGCCTCCCGCTGGTCGTCATCACCCTCCCCGTCGCGTGGGTGCTTCTCACCTACGTCGTCTACCCGCCTGCCGCGTACGACGTGACAGAAGCGCGCGCGGACGCGGCGGCGCAACTCGACGCCCTGGGCCCGCTGTCGGCGCGCGCACGACGGACCGTCGTCGTCTTCGCGGCGACCGCCGTCCTGTGGCTCCTCGGCGGGTTCGAGTTCCTGCTCGCCGACTTCCTCCCCCCGGTCTGGCGTGTCACGCTCTTCGGCGGCGCGGCCACCAGCGCACTCGGGACCGCCGGTCACCAGGGGCTGTTGTTCTACGTCTTCGTCGGGTTGCTCGCCGTCCCGACCCTGGTCGTCACCGACGCCGTCGCGTGGGACGACGTCGTCGACATCGACTGGGGGACGCTCATCCTCCTGGGCGGCGGCATCTCGCTGGCGAACGCGCTCGCCGACACGGCGGCGACGACGTGGCTCGCCGAGGTGACGCTGGGCGCGCTCGCGGGCGCACCGCTCGTCGTCGTTCTCCTCGCCATCGTCGCCGGGACCGTCCTCGTCGGCGAACTGGCCTCGAACACGGCGATGGCGGCCATCCTCGCACCGCTCCTCATCAACGTCGGGCCCGCCTACGCCGACGCGCTGGGGACCTCGGCCACGTCGGCGTCGGTGATGCTCGCCGTGACCGGCGCCGTCGCCGCCAGCTACGGCTTCGCGCTCCCCGTCGCGACCCCGCCGAACGCCATCGTCTTCGGCGCGGGTTATCTGAACCGCGAACACATGCTCCGCGCCGGCAGCCTGCTCGACGGGGTCGTCATCCTCCTGACGACGCTCGTCGCGCTCGTGCTCGTCCGGTTCGTCTGGCCGGTCGTGCTGGGCTGA